Below is a window of Clostridia bacterium DNA.
TTGAGTCTTCGTTGTCTTTAATTTGCTGTTGAGCCTTTTCAAATAACGTAGCGTCATTAATATTTTCACTTTGTACGGTTTCTTTTGAGGGTGTTTGAGTACTTTCGTTGTCTTTGATTTGCTGTTGAGCCTTTTCAAACAAAGTTTTGGTGTCAAAGTCTTGTTGCGACTGCTCTACATTTTGGGTTTGAGGTTGATCGTTTTGTTCGCCTACGGCAAGTTCTTTAATATTTGCGTTGTCTATTGTTGGAATTTGCCCTAGACTTATTGCCGAAGTTTGAGCGCTTGTTGCAGAATTTTTAATTCTTTTGGGCGTTTTTTCAATCTCGCCAGCCTTAGTGAGGGCAATTTTAGTGAGTAACGGCCCTAAAATTTCATAAACTAGGGTTGCGCAAAGTACGACTGTGGTCACTTGTTGCCCAATTTCTGGTAGTTGCGCCATTACAACGCTCGCCATACCGATAGCTACGCCGGCTTGTGGAAACAAAGCTATTCCTAGATATTTGCGAACGTTGGGATTTGCCTTTGTAATTACCGCCCCTAAATAAGCTCCGCCCCACTTACCTATTGCCCTAACTACAATATATACAAAACCGACTATGCCTACCGTTGGCAATACTTCTAGGTTAAGCTGAGCGCCCGAAATAACAAAGAATAGCATAAATAATGGATAAGTCCACCTTTCAAGCACTTCAAGCGGAACTTCATTTTCTTTAAATAAGTTGCCGTAGAATGTTCCTATCATCATACAAAGTAGCAAGCTTGACAAATTTAGCAATTCCGCAAGCGCAATTCCGCCAAGCGTAAAGGTGATAATAAGCGTAAGCCTATTTGCTCGGGACTTAAAAAATCTTGAAACAAGGGCTAAAATAAAGCCCAAAGCCGAACCTATAACAAGGGCTAAAAGTATCTCGCAAACAGGAACTAAAAATGCCGAAACAAAGGAAAGCGAACCGCCTACGTGAAGTACTTTGCCTATGGCAAGCGAAATGGCAAAAACCATTAGCCCTAACGCATCGTCAAGCGCAACAACCGGCAGTAATGTTTCCGTCACGGGCCCTTTGGCTTTGTACTGACGCACTATCATAAGCGTCGCAGCCGGAGCGGTTGCCGTTGCTACTGCGCCTAAAATTAAAGCGAAAGGCAAAGGCTCGCCTATAAGTATCATAACAAGGTCGACAAGAATTGTAGCAAGCAAGGCCTGCATAGCCGTAATTACAAGAATATTCTTGCCTAATTTTTTAAGCAAAGATAATTTTATTGATGTGCCGATAGAAAAAGCGATAAAACCTAACGCAACGTTAGTAATAATTTCCAACATCTCTAAATGCTGCGCCGTAATTAATTTAAATACGTGAGGTCCTATTAAAACGCCTGCGATTAAGTAACCCGTAACATTGGGAAGACGCAATAACTTCATTAAACGGGTAAAAATTAGTCCTGCGAGCAAGGCGAAACATAAAATAAAAATAATGCTCATAATTTTGGTATATCTCCTAAAAATACGCAGTAGAGAAAGGTTTGTTTACTGTTTTCTAGCAAATTTTAGCCTATTTATTCCACAAAGGCAAGTGTTTTACACCCCCTTGAAAATTTATAAATATCGATATAATAATTTTTTATAATACTCTTAGCCCTTGAAGAAAATATATCTTGAAAGTTGTTCGCTAACATTATTTTGCCCTAAATTTGCGTTAGTCTATTGACTAATATTTAAAAAAAAGGTAGAATAAAAGAAAAACAAGGAGAAAAATATAAATGTTAAGTGAAAAACAATTAGAAAAATTTGCCGACCTCGCCGTAAAAATCGGCATTAACTTACAAGTTGGTCAAGACCTCAACATAAGAACTCAAATCGAATGCGCCCCTATCGCAAGAATGATTGCCGTTTCGGCTTATAAAGCTGGCGCAAGACGAGTAATGGTTGACTACCTAGACGAAAAACTTAAAAGAATTGACTTCGACTATCAATCAATCGAGGCGCTTGAAGACGTTCCTAATTGGGCGATTGAAAAAAATAATTACTTAATTGACCATAATTGCGCAAATATCTCAATAGCGGCAGGCGACCCTTCAATTTATACCGGCGTTTCGGCTGAAAAATTACAAAAGTCGGCGGCGGCATACAGCAAAGCTAACAAATATTATCGTGACGGTATGATGAGCAACGCTTGCAGATGGCTTGTAATATCTGTGCCTACTAAGGCGTGGGCAGACAAAATATTCCCAAAATGCGACAATTCGGTTGATAAACTTTGGGACGCTATCGCTATGACTATGCGACTTGACCAAAAAGACCCTGTTGGGGCGTGGGAAAAACATATTGAAACTTTGACAAGACGAGCAGAATTTATGAATAGCAAAAACTTCGACCATGTTCACTTAACTAATAAACACGGAACTGACCTTAAAGTCGGGCTTGCCGAAGGACATATTTGGTGCGCAGCGCAAGAACTTGCAAAAGATGGCATTAAATTTACAGCTAATATGCCAACCGAAGAAATTTTTACCGCTCCGCATAAAGATAGAGTTGACGGCGTGGTTGTTTCGGCGCTACCGCTAGTTAATCAAGGAAATATTATAGAAGACTTCTCGATTACCTTTAAGGCAGGTAGAGTAGTTGACTTTAAAGCTAAAAAAGGTTATGACGCCCTTAGCAATATTATTGAAACCGACGACGGCAGTCATTACTTAGGCGAAGTTGCTTTAATCGGTAAAAATAGCCCTATCGCTAAATCCGGGTTGCTATTCTTCAACACTTTGTTTGACGAAAACGCTTCTTGCCACCTTGCCTTAGGTCAAGGATATCCTAGCACAGTTAAAGACGGCACGACTATGACTAAACAACAACTTGCAGATGTTGGCGTAAACGATAGTATGGAACATTGCGACTTTATGATTGGCACAAAAGACATCAACATTGTTGGCGTAACTAGGTCGGGCGAAGAAACTCAACTATTTGTCGACGGCGAATGGGTAATCTAAATTAATCTTTAATTACATTAATAAAAGGTTAAATATATTGTAAATTAATTGCCTTAACAAACAAAAATAATGACTTCTTAATTAATTAAGAAGTCATTATTAATTTAAATATCTAACAAAAGAATGGCTACAAGACTAGGACTAAACTACAATAAACTATAAGCAAAACACAAATGTAAGCTAAATTGATATAATTTGGTATTGTAGCAAATAATTAATCTTTTTTAGGTATGCCAAAACGCTCTATTTGGTCAAGTTTATCTTTCTCGATTTGTTCAAGCTTGCGTTTGCAAAATGCTAATTCTTCGTCAATTTCTTTTATGCCTTGTTGGCTAGCCTTGCCATACCAATAAAAAGCTTTTTCATAGTCAAGCGAAACGCCTCTACCTGTTTGGTACAACAAGCCTATTTGACACATCGCCGGAGCGTAACCTAAGGTCGCCGAGCGTTCGAGTAGCCTTGCCGCCTCGACGTAACTGCGCTTAACGCCGATATGGTTCATATAGC
It encodes the following:
- a CDS encoding aminopeptidase, with translation MLSEKQLEKFADLAVKIGINLQVGQDLNIRTQIECAPIARMIAVSAYKAGARRVMVDYLDEKLKRIDFDYQSIEALEDVPNWAIEKNNYLIDHNCANISIAAGDPSIYTGVSAEKLQKSAAAYSKANKYYRDGMMSNACRWLVISVPTKAWADKIFPKCDNSVDKLWDAIAMTMRLDQKDPVGAWEKHIETLTRRAEFMNSKNFDHVHLTNKHGTDLKVGLAEGHIWCAAQELAKDGIKFTANMPTEEIFTAPHKDRVDGVVVSALPLVNQGNIIEDFSITFKAGRVVDFKAKKGYDALSNIIETDDGSHYLGEVALIGKNSPIAKSGLLFFNTLFDENASCHLALGQGYPSTVKDGTTMTKQQLADVGVNDSMEHCDFMIGTKDINIVGVTRSGEETQLFVDGEWVI
- a CDS encoding cation:proton antiporter, giving the protein MSIIFILCFALLAGLIFTRLMKLLRLPNVTGYLIAGVLIGPHVFKLITAQHLEMLEIITNVALGFIAFSIGTSIKLSLLKKLGKNILVITAMQALLATILVDLVMILIGEPLPFALILGAVATATAPAATLMIVRQYKAKGPVTETLLPVVALDDALGLMVFAISLAIGKVLHVGGSLSFVSAFLVPVCEILLALVIGSALGFILALVSRFFKSRANRLTLIITFTLGGIALAELLNLSSLLLCMMIGTFYGNLFKENEVPLEVLERWTYPLFMLFFVISGAQLNLEVLPTVGIVGFVYIVVRAIGKWGGAYLGAVITKANPNVRKYLGIALFPQAGVAIGMASVVMAQLPEIGQQVTTVVLCATLVYEILGPLLTKIALTKAGEIEKTPKRIKNSATSAQTSAISLGQIPTIDNANIKELAVGEQNDQPQTQNVEQSQQDFDTKTLFEKAQQQIKDNESTQTPSKETVQSENINDATLFEKAQQQIKDNEDSKNLTNK